The following nucleotide sequence is from Candidatus Limnocylindria bacterium.
CGACGCGCAGACGCGCACCCGGCGGCTCGTTCATCTGGCCGAAGACCATCGACATCTTGTCGATGACGCCCGACTCGCGCATCTCGCCCAGGAGCTGCGTGCCCTCGCGCGAGCGCTCGCCCACGCCACAGAAGATCGAATAGCCACCGTGCTCGGCTGCGACGTTGCGGATCAGCTCCTGGATGACGATCGTCTTTCCGGTGCCGGCGCCGCCGAATACGGCGGACTTTCCACCCTTGAGGAACGGGCAGATCAGGTCGATGACCTTCATCCCCGTCTCGAAGATCTCGGCGGTCGTCGCCTGGTCGGCGAAGGACGGCGGTGCACGGTGGATCGGATCGCGTCGCTCGCCCTTCACTGGACCCTTGCCGTCGATCGGCTCGCCAACGACATTGAAGAGCCGACCGAGGGTGTCCTTTCCGACCGGCACCGTTATCGGGCCGCCGGTGTTCCTTACCTTCATACCGCGCCGCAGGCCATCGGTGGACTGCATCGCGACGGCGCGCACCCAGTTGTTCCCCAGGTGCTGCTGGACCTCCGCGGTGACGAGCTCGCCGCTCTTGTCCTCCCGTTTCACGGTGAGGGCGAAATAGATCTCCGGCAGCTCGCCTTCCTCGAACCGAACGTCGAGCACGGGTCCGATGATCTGGACGATCTCGCCCGTCCCGGTCTCTTCCCTCTTCTTGACGGGTGTCTTCACTGCCATCTTTGCTACCCCTTCAGCGCTTCGGCGCCCGAAGCAATCTCCAGCATCTCTTTGGTGATACGCGTCTGGCGCGCTTTGTTAGCGGCGAGCGTGAGATCTCCGATGATGTCGTCCGCCGCATCCGTCGCGTTGCGCATGGCGACCATCTGCGCGGAGAACTGCGAGGCCTTTGACTCGAGGATCGCCTGGTACACGGCCATCTCGATGAAGCGCGGCAGGATGGCGTCCATCACGGCCTGCGGATCCGGTTCGAACAGGTACTGGATCGGCGGCAGGTCGTCGATGTCCTCCTCCTCGGGCACGAGGGGAAGGATCCGACGGATCGTCGGCTCCTGGCGGAGCGTGTTGACGAAGCGCGTGAACGCGAGGTGGACCTCGTCGACGTTCCCGTTGGTGAACTCGTCGACCGCCACGCGAGCGATGACGTTCGTGTCGTTCGTCGTCGGTCGGTCCGGGATGCTCGGGAACTCGGCGATCACGGGAGTCCGCAGACGGCGGAGCGATCCGATGCCCTTCTTGCCGACCGCGACGTAGGCGGTCTCCGGCTGCGCCTGCGCGAACCGCAGTGCCGTCCGAAGCAGGTTCACGTTCATCGGACCCACGAGGCCGCGGTCGGTCGTGATGAGCACGACGGCGACCCTCCGGACGGGAGTTCGACGCCGCAACAGCGGGCTGACCTCGGGATCGGCGTATGGGGCAAGCTCGTTCAATACCGACCGTAGCTTCTGCTCGAACGGACGCGACGCGAGCACGGCCTCCTGCGCGCGGCGCATCTTCGACGCGGCGACGAGCTGCATCGCTCGCGTGAGCTGCTGGATGTTCTTGACCGAGCGGACGCGCCTCCGCAGGTCCCTCTCGCTGGGCATCTAGGCTCCTGCTCCTGCCTTCGTGCGGCCGGCTCCGGCTTTGCCGGCGCCGGCCGAGCCCCCTTCAACGGCCTTCTTGTCTTGCGCCTTCGGTGCAGCGGTGGCGGCGACCTTCGCGTCGTCGTAGGAGACCGTCTTTTTGAACTCATCGATCATCGCGCGCGCCTGCTTCTCGATCTCGGCGTCGAACTTCTTCTCTTTCGCGATCTTGTCCGCGAGCGGCTTGTACTGGGTCTCCATGAAGCGGTAGAGATCGCGCTCGAAGTCCTTGACCCGGTGCGCCGGAACGTCGTCGACGTAGCCGTTCGACGCGGCGAAGATGATGACGACCTCCTGCACCAGCGACAGCGGCTGGTACTGCGGCTGCTTCATGATCTCGGTGATCCGCTCGCCACGTCGGAGCTGCTGCTGGGTCTGCTTGTCGAGGTCGGAGCCGAACTGGGCGAAGGCGGCGAGCTCGCGGTACTGCGCGAGGTCGGCCTTGAGTCCCTTCACCACGGCCTTCATCGCCTTGGTCTGCGCGTCGCCGCCGACGCGGGAGACTGACAGACCGCTGTTCATGGCCGGACGGATGCCCTGGTTGAAGAGGTCGGTCTCGAGGTAGATCTGGCCGTCGGTGATCGAGATGACGTTCGTGGGGATGTAGGCGGAGATGTCGTTCGCCTGCGTCTCGATCAGCGGCAGCGCGGTGAGCGAGCCGCCGCCGTTCTCTTTATTGAGGCGCGCGGCGCGCTCCAGGAGGCGCGAGTGCAGGTAGAAGACGTCTCCGGGATACGCCTCGCGGCCGGGCGGGCGCCGCGTGAGCAGCGAGACCTGCCGGTACGCCCAGGCGTGCTTCGTCAGGTCGTCGTAGACCACGAGAGCGTCCTGTCCCTTGTCGCGGAAGTACTCGCCCATCGCGCAGCCCGCGAACGGCGCGAGGTATTGGATGGGCGCCGGGTCGGACGCACCGGCGATGACGACGATCGTGTGATCCATCGCGCCGTGCTCCTCGAGCGTCGCGACTATCTTCGCGACCGACGAGTCCTTCTGTCCGATCGCGACGTAGATGCAGATCAGGTCCTGGCCCTTCTGGTTGATGATCGTGTCGATCGCGACGGCGGTCTTGCCCGTCTGACGGTCGCCGATGATGAGCTCGCGCTGGCCACGGCCGATCGGCGTGATCGCGTCGATCACCTTGACGCCGGTCTGCACGGGCGTGTCGACGTTCTGCCGCATCATCACGCCTGGGGCGACAACGTCGACCGGGCGGAACTCCTTCGTGTCGATCGGGCCCTTTCCGTCGAGCGGTCGCGCGAGCGGATCCACGACACGACCGACGAGCTGCTGCCCCACCGCGGTCTCGACGATGCGGCCGGTCGTCCGGACCTCGCCGCCCTCCGCGATACCGGTGTAGTCGCCGAGGATGATCGCGCTCACGGTGTCCTCTTCGAGGTTGAACGCGAGGCCGAAGACGTTGTTGCCGAAGTCGAGCAACTCCGAAGCGAGGCAGGCAGCGAGCCCGTGGATGCGCGCGATGCCATCGCCGATCTCCACCACGGTGCCGACGTCGACCGATTCGGACCGCCCTTCGAACTTCTGGATCTGCGCCTTGATGATGTCGGTGATCTCCGACGTCGTCGCCACGGTGTTCTCCCTCTAGCGCGCGAGCTCGCGCTCAAGCTCGGCCAGCTGTGCTTTCAGTGATGAGTCGATGAGCCGGTCGCCGATCTGAACCTTGGCGCCACCGATGAGCGACTCGTCGACGGCGAATGTCGCGAGGATCTTCTTGCCGCTCGAGCGCTCCAGGCGCCCGACGAGTTCCTCGCGCTCGCGGGTGCTCAGCTCCGTCGCCGTCGTGATCCTTCCCTTGACGATCCCGGCGCGCCGCTCGACCAGGTCGGAGTACGCGACCGCGATCTGCGGGAACAACGCGATGCGCTCGCGCTCCAGCAAGAGACCCAGCAGCGAGCGGATCGGCTTCGGCTCGCCGGCGGTCGCGGACTCGATCGCCGCCTGCCGCGCCCGCAGTGGGACGCCGGGATTGCGAAGCGCGCGCAGGATCTCGCCACCCAGCGCTTGACGCAGACGCTCGAACGAGGCGGCGAATTCTTGCTCCGCCTTCTCCGCCGTCGCGATCTGAAGGAGCGCCTCGGCATAGCGTCGCGCCGACGAGCCGGAGAGTGCCATCAGTTCTGCTTCAGCTCCGCGCCCGCCTCGTCCAGCGACCGCTCGATGAGCGCGCGGTGCTGGTCGGCACTGATCTCGCGACCGAGGATGCGGCTCGCCGCGAGCACGACCATCGACGCGACCTCGGTGCGCAGCTGTGCGAGCGCCTGATCGTGGAGGTGCTGCGCGTCCGCGCGACCCTTTTCACGGATGCGATCGGCTTCCGCCTTCGCCTGCGTGCGGATGTCGGCCGAGGCAGCCTCAGCGGCCTTCGTCGTGCGCTCGGCGATCGCGGCCGCTTCGCGACGCGCCTCTCCCAGGATCTTCTCGACCTCTTGCTTCAGCTGTTCGCGCTCGCGTCGCGCGGCTTCCGTGAGCTCGAGCCCCTCGCGGATCTTCGCGGCGCGCCGATCAAGCGTCGACATGATCGGCCCCCACATGAAGCGGCGGAGCAGGTACAGGAGAACGAGGAAGTTGACGATCGAGACGAGCACCCAGAACGGGTGCACGACGAGCGCGGTGGGCGATTCCTCCGCCAGAAGTGGAGCGAAGAGCATCGCTTAGAGGGCCTTGCCCTGAAGAAGGAACGCGATGACGAACGAGAAGATGCCCAGCGACTCCGCGAAGACGACGATGATGATGCCGTTGGTGCGGATCGCGTTCGCGGCGTCGGGGTTGCGTCCCGTTGCCTCCGCGACCTTCGAACCCGCGATGCCGATGCCGAGTCCGGCCCCCAGGGCCCCGAAACCGATCGCGATGCCGGCGCCAAGCCAAGCCAAGCTCATGGTTTTTCCTCCTCGCGAATTAGGCCGCGTGGGCTGCTTCGAGCTCCGGAACGTGTGACGCTTCGGGATGGGCTGCTTCGTGCTCCTCACCACCGTGAGACTCGAGCGCAAGGATGATGTAGAGCAGCACGAGGAACGCGAACACGAACGCCTGGATGAATCCGATGAACAGCTCGAGCCCGATGAACGGAAGCACGAAGCTGGGAACGAACAGGAGCGCCGAGAGGACCGAGAGAACGATCTCGCCGCCCCAGATGTTGCCCCAGAGTCGGAGCGTCAGCGTGAGGATGCGGAACAGCTCGCTGAAGAACTCGATCGGGCCGACGAAGACGAGCATGACCACGCCGACGAGCGGCCCCTCTTTGAACGCCGGGATGTTGACCCAGCGCGTGAAGTAACCGAGCCCGTTCTGCTGGATCCCGGCCCACTGGTACCAAACGAAGCCCGTCAGGGCGAGGCCGAGGTTGGTGTGGTAGTCGGCGGTCGGCGAGTGGAGCAGCTCGATCTGACCGACGAGCGGGATGATGCCGAGCCAGTTCGAGAAGAGCGCGAACAGGAACAGAGTCCCAAAGAGTGGCAGGAAGCGCACGACCGCGGGCCCGCCGGCGTCCTTCATGAAGTCGACGAGCGCCTGGACGATGAGCTCGATGAACCCCTGGAAGCGTCCCGGCACTTCGCTGACCGCACGCGAGGCGACGACGCCGAGCACGACGAGGACGACCATCACGAGCCAGGCGGTGAAGATCGAGTTCGAGATCGAGATGTCGTTCCAGATCGAGATCACGCCGCCCGCAGAGGGAGCCGCTTCTCCACCGAGGTGGATGAGCGGCGTCCCCGCCTGCTCGGCGACATGGATGTCCGCCTGCGTGGGCGGCCAGTTCGGAAGGTTGCCCGTCAGCGCCGCGCCGATCACGGCGACGGCGTTCAGGAGCAGCACGATGCCCAGGACCTGCCTCACTCGCTCTCCTCGCCCGACTCTTTCTTCTGCTCTCGCTCTTGGATCTCGCGCTCCCAGCGCCGCCCCGCCTCACGCGCCGCATCACTGGTCGGCGGCGTCGGATTCCGCGCGATGTAACGCTTGATGATGAAGAACATCCCCAGACCCGCGACCGCCAGACCCACCAGGATCGCCACGAGCCCCAGCGTTGGGGCGGTCCCGAACTGCTCGTCCAGCTTCTGCCCCACGTACGCCGCGATGAGCAGCGGCCCTCCCACGACCACCGCGACCTGGAAGCCCATGGAAAGGAGATCGCCGCCGTAGCTGCCGGAGTCCCGCTGGGGCAATGCAGGGACAGGTTAGCGGCTAGAGCCACCCCTTGCGTCGGAAGTAGAGCGCGGTGCCTGCGGCCACGGCGAGCATGAAGATCAGCGACGCGAAGAACAGCGGTTCGCTGTCGTACGGGATGAATTTCCAGTTCTGCCCGAAGAAACCCGTGACCACAGTGAGCACCAGCAAGACGGTCGCTACGCTCGTGAGGACCTTCACGACCTCGTTCAGCCGGTTGGACACCGACGCCAGATGCGCGTCGATGACGTTCGAGGTCAGCTCGCGGAACGTGTCGATCTCGTCGGTCACGCGCGAGATGTGGTCGTACACGTCCTGGAAGTACGCGCGGCGCCCGGTCTCGCGCAGCTCGCGGATGTCGCCGCGCACGAGGACGGTCAGGACATCCCGCTCCGGCGCGATGAGGTGGCGGATCCGCACCAGGTCACGCTTGAGCACGAACAGCTCCCGGATCGAGGTGTCGTAATCGGGCGCCTCGCCGCCGACGACCATCGACTCGAGGAGCTCGACGCGATCGCCGAGCGCGTCCACGATCTTGAAGTACTGGTCGACGATGGTGTCGAGGAGCGCGTGGAGGAGGAGCCCCGTGGTCGCCAGCTTTCCCTCGCGGAAGCGCTTCTCGACGGCGGCGCGCGCGGTGAAGTCGCCCTCGTGCACCGTGACGATCGCGTTCTGCGACATGAAGATCGAGATCTCGACCTCGCGCACCACGCCGGGCGACGGCTCCTCGAGCGCGTAGAAGACGATGAAGTAGTGGTCGTCGTACTGGTCGATCTTCGGCCGCTCGTGCCGCTGCTGCGCGTCCTCTACCGCGAGCGGGTGCAGATTGAGCTCCTTCGCGGCGAGCTCGAAGTCGTGGCTCTTTGGATCGCTGATGTCGAGCCAGCACGGGCGGTCGCGGAGCTCGGAAAGCTCCTCGGGCGGCCGTTCGCTGGTCTGGTTCGCTTCCTTGACGAGCAAACGCGCAGGCATGATCGAAGGCTAAACCCGCGGGCTAACTGGCGAAGCGCCTGACCACTTTCAGGAACTCAGGCCCGTCGAACGGCTTGCACAGGAAGGCTTCGGCGTTGCAGCGGTCGGCCTCGTGCTTCGGATCGATGGCACCGGTGAGGATCACGAGCGGAACTCGCCGAAGCGCCATCCGGAGCTCGCGCGCGAAGGCCGGTCCGTCCACTCCGGGCATCTGGATGTCGAGCACGACGACCGCGGGAGGATCGATCTGGATCACGCGCATTGCCTCTTCCCCGTCTCGTGCCTCAACGACACGGAATCCGTCCTCGGTGAGGACGGCGCGCTCCGCCGCGCGCGTCGCCGCATCGTCGTCGACGACGAGGACCGGACGCGCAAATCGTTGACCAAGCATGGGGACTCACCTAGCACAACGCGTACCGCGGTTCAGCCTTCTTAGACTCGCTGCGTGGCCCAGCCCGGCGGCCTTCGCGCCATCGAAGAGGTGGTGCCCAGACTCGGCGCGAAAGCGGGTTTCCCAGCCCTACGTATCGGCCACGTGACGAAGTACGACCGGCCGCTCGAGCACCTGACCGGGCAGCTCGATATCGCTCCGCTGAAGCTGCCACTCCGCGCGCGCGATGGACGCTACGGTCTGGTGCTCTGCTTCTCACTCGATGAGGTCGACCCACCCAGGCTGGCGCGCGAGCTCGTTCGCGTCACCCATCCCGACGGAACGATCTGGGTCGTGGTGTGGAAGAAGGATCATCTTCCGCCGGGTGTCCTGTCGTGGGACGAGGCGCAGCGGGTGATGCTCACGACGGCCTGGGTCGATAACAAGATCCTGTCGCTCGGCGAGCAGGTCTACGCGACCCGTTACGTCCGCCGGCGCCGGCCGGCGAAGGTCTAGCCGTGGAACCGCCAGCCCGCCCTCAGCGTCGCATGAGTGTGCGTCTGCCAGGGCTCGTTCTCGCGCTGGCGCTCGCCGCATGTGGCGGCGGGCTCGCCTCGCCGACCCCGTCGCCGACACCACCGCCGCAGCCGCTCACGGTGCCCCAGATGAAGTACGCGGTGACGGACCAGCTGGGCCGGCCATGGTTCTGCGACCCCGACTTCTTCCCGGTCGGGCGCGGCGATGAGGGTCAACGCGCGCAGGAGAAACTGCCAGAGATACAGAAGGATGCCGGCACGTTCAGCGCGATCGTTGCGCATCTCAAGCTGTCGCCGGCGCCCCCGTATATGGCGGACCAAACGCTCGCGATCTACCGCGAGTGGAAGACGCTGAACGCGATACAGCTGCAGCCCGGGTCATTCGGATCTCCCAGCACGCTCCAGGACTGGACCTTCGCGTACCTCGCGATGAGGAACACCGGCGGCGGCGAGCGCGTCGAGGGTCGCGTGACCGCGGACGGGCGCATCACCGTCACGGCTCGCCAGCAGTCCGGACCACCGCCGTGCCCGATCTGCCTTGCGGTCGGGACGCACATCGCGACACCGAGCGGTGAGATCGCCGTGCAGGACCTGCGCGTCGGGGACGTTGTCTGGACGCCCGACCCCAGTGGAACGCGAGTTCCCGCACCGCTCGTGGCAATCGGGAGCACGCCGGTGCCAGGAACGCACATCGTGGTCCGCCTCGCGCTGGACGACGGGCGCATCGTCTATGTCTCGCCGGGTCACCCGACCGCCGACGGGCGTCACATCGGCGACCTCGCCGTGGGCGACATGCTCGATGGCGCGCGGATCGCGAGCGTCGACCGGGTTGCCTACGCGGGGGGTGCGACCTACGACGTCCTCCCGGCTGGCGCGACGGGCGCCTACTGGGCGAACGGCGTGCTACTTGGGAGCACGCTCCGCTAGGTCTCGAGGAGCTCCCGCGTCAGGAACTTCACGATCCGGCTGTAAGCGTCCTCGGCGTTCGCGCGCTTCGTGAAGCCGTGGCCCTCGCCGGGATACACGACGTATTCGACACGACGGCCAAGTGTGCGCAAACGCTCGACGACCTGATCCGATTCTTCCTGCGGCACGCGCGGGTCGTTCTCGCCCTGGAGGATGAGCATCGGGCAGCGCACGTTCTCGATGTGCGTGATCGGTGAGCGCTCGATGAGCTTCTCGCGGTCCCGTTCGACGTCGCCGATCCAGCGCGCGAGAAATCGACGCCAGTTCGGTTGCGCGTTCTCGATCATGGTGATGAGATTCGCGACCCCGAAGACATCGACCGCGCAGCGCCACAGGTCGGGGATCCGCGTGACACACATGAGCGTCGCGAATCCCCCGTACGAGCCTCCGTAGACAGCAAGGCGCTTCTGATCGAAGTCCGACTGCGTCGTCATCCACTCGGAGACCGCGCGGAGGTCGCGCAGATCTATCCCGCCCCAGTCCTTGTGGATCGCGGCCTGCCACGCGCGACCGTAGCCGGTCGAGCCGTGGATGTTCGGGACGACGAGCGCGATCCCGTTGTGCACGAGCGCAGCGAGATGCGTCAGATGCGCCGAGAACGCTGGACGCGACTGGCCCTCGGGTCCGCCGTGTGGATACAGGACCGCGGGCACGGGTCCGCGCGCGCCGCGCGGCCGGTATACGAAGCACGGGATGTCGCCGTCGGCCGCCGGGATGCGGATGAGCTCCGGCTCGACGAGCTCGGTGGCCGGCACGCCGAACGTCGTCGTGAGTGCGACGCGTGCCTCGCCGCTCGCTATGTCGAGCGTCCACACCTGCCACGGCTCGGTCGCCGAGATCCGCGCGAACGCCGCGCGCGTTCCGTCGGCGCTGAGCACCAGATCCTCACAGACTCCATGCAGGTCGCGCTCGCGGATCGGACCGCCGCCCTGCCGCCAGCGCAGGCGCGAATAGCCGTCCTCGTTCACCGACCAGATCTGCACGCGTCCGTCGACCGATGACGCCGCGAGCTCGACGTCCCACTTCGGTTGGTCGACGGCATCGCGTCGCCCACTCGCCGGATCGAGCGCTGCGAGCCAGAGGTGGTCGCTCTTCAGATCGGTGATCTCGAGCACGCGTCCATCGCTGAGCCATCCCGCGGGGATGTGCTGCACGTCCTCTTGCTGTGGCGTGATCTCGCGAGGCTCCCCGGTGACCGGATCGACGAGGAGGAGCTCCTGCGTCGTGTTGTCGAGCACCCGCATCACGAGGAGGCGCGTGCCGTCGGGCGACCACCCGCCGGCGACATGCCACGCCGCGCCGGTGATGAGCTGTCGCTCCGAACCCGTATCGAGGTCAGCGATCACGATGTCCATATCGGTCGCGATGCGCGAGTTGCTCGAGAACGCGACGCGCCGTCCATCGGGCGAGGCGGCGTTCCACGAGAGCAGTCGCTGCACCTTGCCCGCGGGATCGACGGAGACCGGTGCGACCGGGCCATCTGGGTGGCGGACGTACACCTGGTGGAGCTCGGTGCCGCCGCGATCGGCCGCCGCGAGCAGCTCACCGCTCGCGCTCCAGCAGAGGCTGCGGACGGCGTGCTCGGGGATGGTGACGGCGCGCTGCGCGGTACCGCCGGTCGCCGGAAGCGTCCAGGCCTCGTAGGTGCCGGCACCTTGATCGGATACGACCGCGAGCGTCCGAGCGTCCGGTGACAGCGCTAACACGGACCTGCAGGCGAAGCGGCGTGTTGTGTGGGGCACACTCGCGAGCCGATCGTGCGGGTGGAAGTCCGAGAGCGGTCGGTTTGGCACCGCGGGCTACGGTACCGCTGTCATCGGATCGGCGCGAAGTGCGCGACGCGGAGAGCGTCCAAGCGACCGTGCACCCGGTACACCGTGCTCAGAAGAAACGCACGGAGGGACGGTAGTGGCGCTCCGAACGACGACACTCCGAACGCAGCCGCAGCTCCGCTGGTGGACCGTATTCGGACCGCTTCGCCTCGCCGCGCTCCAACGCTCGCCGTACTCGTTCGGAGCGCCGGGAACCGATCCGGTCGCACGCGTTCAAGGACGACCCGAACTTCTGGCTCCGGTCGCTCTAGCGGCGGGCGAGCAGCTCCGAGAGATCGCGCGCGTTGTTCACGGCCTTATCGCCGTAGCAGTTGTTCATCAGCAGGTGGATCTCCTCGGATGCCTCTTCCATCCGCTTGATCTTCGGTAGCCACTCCTCGAGCTCGCTCTTCTTATAGGAGTAGTCGAACCGCTCGGCGGCGGTGAGACCCCCTTTCTTCCAGTTCTCGGCGTTGCGTCCGTGGAAGCGGACGACGGCGAGCGGCGCGGTCACCGCGTCCACCGGCGGGATGCTCGAGGGAAAGCCCTGTGGCTCGTCCACGGCGACGTAGCTGAGGCCGCTGTCGCGCAGGAAGGCCAGCGTCTCGTCGCGGTTGCGCTCCTCCATCCACAACCGGTTGCGGAACTCGACGGCGAGGCGGTCGTCGGGCAGGAGCTCACGAGCGCGGAGGATCTCGCTCTTGTTCTTGCCGGTGATCGTGAACCAGTCGGGGTACTGGAGGAGGATCGCGCCGAGCTTCCCCGCCTTGCGCAGTGGCTCGAGGGCCACCCAGAAACGCGCGTGGATCTCGTCGATGATCTCTTTCGGAAGATCCTTCGGATAGACGCGCCGCTTCTCGCGGGTCTCTGCCGGCAGCGACTCGCGTAGGTCCTT
It contains:
- the atpG gene encoding ATP synthase F1 subunit gamma, encoding MPSERDLRRRVRSVKNIQQLTRAMQLVAASKMRRAQEAVLASRPFEQKLRSVLNELAPYADPEVSPLLRRRTPVRRVAVVLITTDRGLVGPMNVNLLRTALRFAQAQPETAYVAVGKKGIGSLRRLRTPVIAEFPSIPDRPTTNDTNVIARVAVDEFTNGNVDEVHLAFTRFVNTLRQEPTIRRILPLVPEEEDIDDLPPIQYLFEPDPQAVMDAILPRFIEMAVYQAILESKASQFSAQMVAMRNATDAADDIIGDLTLAANKARQTRITKEMLEIASGAEALKG
- the atpA gene encoding F0F1 ATP synthase subunit alpha; this encodes MATTSEITDIIKAQIQKFEGRSESVDVGTVVEIGDGIARIHGLAACLASELLDFGNNVFGLAFNLEEDTVSAIILGDYTGIAEGGEVRTTGRIVETAVGQQLVGRVVDPLARPLDGKGPIDTKEFRPVDVVAPGVMMRQNVDTPVQTGVKVIDAITPIGRGQRELIIGDRQTGKTAVAIDTIINQKGQDLICIYVAIGQKDSSVAKIVATLEEHGAMDHTIVVIAGASDPAPIQYLAPFAGCAMGEYFRDKGQDALVVYDDLTKHAWAYRQVSLLTRRPPGREAYPGDVFYLHSRLLERAARLNKENGGGSLTALPLIETQANDISAYIPTNVISITDGQIYLETDLFNQGIRPAMNSGLSVSRVGGDAQTKAMKAVVKGLKADLAQYRELAAFAQFGSDLDKQTQQQLRRGERITEIMKQPQYQPLSLVQEVVIIFAASNGYVDDVPAHRVKDFERDLYRFMETQYKPLADKIAKEKKFDAEIEKQARAMIDEFKKTVSYDDAKVAATAAPKAQDKKAVEGGSAGAGKAGAGRTKAGAGA
- the atpH gene encoding ATP synthase F1 subunit delta is translated as MALSGSSARRYAEALLQIATAEKAEQEFAASFERLRQALGGEILRALRNPGVPLRARQAAIESATAGEPKPIRSLLGLLLERERIALFPQIAVAYSDLVERRAGIVKGRITTATELSTREREELVGRLERSSGKKILATFAVDESLIGGAKVQIGDRLIDSSLKAQLAELERELAR
- the atpF gene encoding F0F1 ATP synthase subunit B, giving the protein MLFAPLLAEESPTALVVHPFWVLVSIVNFLVLLYLLRRFMWGPIMSTLDRRAAKIREGLELTEAARREREQLKQEVEKILGEARREAAAIAERTTKAAEAASADIRTQAKAEADRIREKGRADAQHLHDQALAQLRTEVASMVVLAASRILGREISADQHRALIERSLDEAGAELKQN
- the atpE gene encoding ATP synthase F0 subunit C, whose amino-acid sequence is MSLAWLGAGIAIGFGALGAGLGIGIAGSKVAEATGRNPDAANAIRTNGIIIVVFAESLGIFSFVIAFLLQGKAL
- the atpB gene encoding F0F1 ATP synthase subunit A, encoding MRQVLGIVLLLNAVAVIGAALTGNLPNWPPTQADIHVAEQAGTPLIHLGGEAAPSAGGVISIWNDISISNSIFTAWLVMVVLVVLGVVASRAVSEVPGRFQGFIELIVQALVDFMKDAGGPAVVRFLPLFGTLFLFALFSNWLGIIPLVGQIELLHSPTADYHTNLGLALTGFVWYQWAGIQQNGLGYFTRWVNIPAFKEGPLVGVVMLVFVGPIEFFSELFRILTLTLRLWGNIWGGEIVLSVLSALLFVPSFVLPFIGLELFIGFIQAFVFAFLVLLYIILALESHGGEEHEAAHPEASHVPELEAAHAA
- a CDS encoding AtpZ/AtpI family protein; this encodes MPQRDSGSYGGDLLSMGFQVAVVVGGPLLIAAYVGQKLDEQFGTAPTLGLVAILVGLAVAGLGMFFIIKRYIARNPTPPTSDAAREAGRRWEREIQEREQKKESGEESE
- the corA gene encoding magnesium/cobalt transporter CorA; translated protein: MPARLLVKEANQTSERPPEELSELRDRPCWLDISDPKSHDFELAAKELNLHPLAVEDAQQRHERPKIDQYDDHYFIVFYALEEPSPGVVREVEISIFMSQNAIVTVHEGDFTARAAVEKRFREGKLATTGLLLHALLDTIVDQYFKIVDALGDRVELLESMVVGGEAPDYDTSIRELFVLKRDLVRIRHLIAPERDVLTVLVRGDIRELRETGRRAYFQDVYDHISRVTDEIDTFRELTSNVIDAHLASVSNRLNEVVKVLTSVATVLLVLTVVTGFFGQNWKFIPYDSEPLFFASLIFMLAVAAGTALYFRRKGWL
- a CDS encoding response regulator — protein: MLGQRFARPVLVVDDDAATRAAERAVLTEDGFRVVEARDGEEAMRVIQIDPPAVVVLDIQMPGVDGPAFARELRMALRRVPLVILTGAIDPKHEADRCNAEAFLCKPFDGPEFLKVVRRFAS
- a CDS encoding Hint domain-containing protein; the protein is MSVRLPGLVLALALAACGGGLASPTPSPTPPPQPLTVPQMKYAVTDQLGRPWFCDPDFFPVGRGDEGQRAQEKLPEIQKDAGTFSAIVAHLKLSPAPPYMADQTLAIYREWKTLNAIQLQPGSFGSPSTLQDWTFAYLAMRNTGGGERVEGRVTADGRITVTARQQSGPPPCPICLAVGTHIATPSGEIAVQDLRVGDVVWTPDPSGTRVPAPLVAIGSTPVPGTHIVVRLALDDGRIVYVSPGHPTADGRHIGDLAVGDMLDGARIASVDRVAYAGGATYDVLPAGATGAYWANGVLLGSTLR
- a CDS encoding S9 family peptidase, producing MLALSPDARTLAVVSDQGAGTYEAWTLPATGGTAQRAVTIPEHAVRSLCWSASGELLAAADRGGTELHQVYVRHPDGPVAPVSVDPAGKVQRLLSWNAASPDGRRVAFSSNSRIATDMDIVIADLDTGSERQLITGAAWHVAGGWSPDGTRLLVMRVLDNTTQELLLVDPVTGEPREITPQQEDVQHIPAGWLSDGRVLEITDLKSDHLWLAALDPASGRRDAVDQPKWDVELAASSVDGRVQIWSVNEDGYSRLRWRQGGGPIRERDLHGVCEDLVLSADGTRAAFARISATEPWQVWTLDIASGEARVALTTTFGVPATELVEPELIRIPAADGDIPCFVYRPRGARGPVPAVLYPHGGPEGQSRPAFSAHLTHLAALVHNGIALVVPNIHGSTGYGRAWQAAIHKDWGGIDLRDLRAVSEWMTTQSDFDQKRLAVYGGSYGGFATLMCVTRIPDLWRCAVDVFGVANLITMIENAQPNWRRFLARWIGDVERDREKLIERSPITHIENVRCPMLILQGENDPRVPQEESDQVVERLRTLGRRVEYVVYPGEGHGFTKRANAEDAYSRIVKFLTRELLET
- a CDS encoding DUF72 domain-containing protein, whose protein sequence is MAKKRVLIGTCSWTDPTLLESGWYPDNVAKKADERLRFYAERFPLVENDASYYALPDQKQAQLWLERTPDNFTMNFKAFATITTHPTDPKRLPKDLRESLPAETREKRRVYPKDLPKEIIDEIHARFWVALEPLRKAGKLGAILLQYPDWFTITGKNKSEILRARELLPDDRLAVEFRNRLWMEERNRDETLAFLRDSGLSYVAVDEPQGFPSSIPPVDAVTAPLAVVRFHGRNAENWKKGGLTAAERFDYSYKKSELEEWLPKIKRMEEASEEIHLLMNNCYGDKAVNNARDLSELLARR